A single region of the Elizabethkingia sp. JS20170427COW genome encodes:
- the upp gene encoding uracil phosphoribosyltransferase — translation MYTVLSEKFSLVTEWINELRNVDVQQDRMRFRRNMQRIGEIAAFEISKGLETREVQITTPLDVIGSKEIAVQPVITTILRAGVPLFDGILNYFDKADCGFVAAYRKHDANDYFSIKQDYLTCPDLNGRPLIVADPMLATGASLVEAMKDLLTHGKPSQVHIVAAIASQQGAEVIRKAYPDAHLWVGVVDPALTSKGYITPGLGDAGDLSYGQKLQR, via the coding sequence ATGTATACCGTTTTATCTGAAAAATTCTCATTGGTAACCGAATGGATTAACGAATTGAGAAATGTTGATGTACAACAAGACAGAATGCGCTTTAGGAGAAATATGCAGCGTATAGGAGAAATCGCAGCTTTTGAAATTAGTAAAGGCCTAGAGACTCGCGAAGTACAAATTACCACTCCGTTGGATGTAATAGGCTCTAAAGAAATCGCAGTACAACCTGTGATTACAACGATATTAAGAGCAGGAGTTCCTTTGTTTGACGGGATTTTAAATTATTTTGATAAAGCTGATTGCGGTTTTGTAGCTGCTTACAGAAAGCATGATGCTAATGACTATTTTAGTATAAAACAAGATTATCTTACTTGCCCAGACCTTAACGGTAGACCGCTTATTGTGGCAGATCCTATGTTGGCTACTGGAGCTTCTTTGGTAGAAGCTATGAAGGATTTACTAACCCATGGTAAACCCTCTCAAGTACATATTGTAGCAGCTATAGCGAGTCAGCAAGGGGCAGAGGTAATTAGAAAAGCTTATCCAGATGCCCACTTGTGGGTAGGAGTAGTAGATCCTGCACTAACGTCAAAAGGCTATATCACTCCAGGTTTAGGAGATGCTGGAGATTTGAGCTACGGTCAAAAGTTACAACGCTAA
- a CDS encoding HAD family phosphatase — MNFKAALFDMDGVIVDTEPLHRKAYFKMFQHFNIEVSEELFNTFTGRTTLHICKELIQRFNLNLTPDELIQKKRENFKYLFDNDPDFDLISGVRDLFKNFQQNHIKMVLASSASMTTINWVLQKFDLEKYFIGKISGADLKESKPHPEIFELAAEMSGEDKKDCIVIEDSTNGIRAAHAAGIYCVAYKSLHSKNQQYDLANKVIGNYKEIHIKN; from the coding sequence ATGAATTTTAAAGCAGCTCTTTTTGATATGGATGGGGTAATTGTAGATACTGAACCTCTACACAGAAAAGCATATTTTAAAATGTTCCAACACTTCAATATAGAAGTTTCCGAAGAACTATTTAATACTTTTACGGGAAGAACAACCCTTCATATTTGCAAAGAACTGATTCAGAGATTCAACCTAAACCTAACTCCTGATGAGCTTATCCAAAAGAAAAGGGAAAACTTTAAATACCTCTTTGATAACGATCCTGATTTCGACCTCATCTCAGGTGTTAGAGATTTGTTTAAGAACTTTCAGCAAAATCATATTAAAATGGTGCTAGCCTCTTCAGCTAGCATGACTACCATCAATTGGGTTCTTCAGAAATTCGATTTAGAAAAATACTTTATCGGAAAAATTAGTGGAGCTGATCTTAAGGAATCTAAACCTCATCCTGAGATTTTTGAATTAGCCGCTGAGATGTCTGGAGAAGACAAAAAAGATTGTATTGTTATCGAAGATTCTACTAACGGTATCCGTGCTGCACATGCTGCGGGAATCTATTGCGTTGCCTATAAAAGCTTACATTCAAAAAACCAGCAATACGATTTAGCTAATAAAGTTATTGGAAATTATAAGGAAATACATATTAAAAATTGA
- a CDS encoding acyl transferase, which produces MSTKIIESIFEIQTEEDFRRACLEVFHYQYQNIEVYQKFVDFLNVRPEEINAIEQIPFLPIEMFKNHTLVSEGMEAGFYFQSSGTTQTQLSKHWICDEKIYQKSLYKSFHQFIGKPEDFVFLGLLPSYLERQNSSLVYMVDYLMKVSAQEENGYFLYNHEDLYHRILELKNRNKKFILFGVSFALLDFLETLQEMQVSDFSLGNGIIIETGGMKGRKVEITKDQLLTELQEGFGTDKVYSEYSMTELFSQAYSKGNNEYETPRWMRILIRNTEDPFSYVEEGRTGAINIIDLANIYSCAFIATQDLGKIEGEKFQVLGRIDHSDIRGCSQLVS; this is translated from the coding sequence ATGAGTACAAAAATCATAGAATCTATTTTCGAAATACAAACTGAGGAAGATTTTAGGAGGGCTTGCCTAGAAGTCTTTCATTACCAATATCAGAATATTGAAGTCTATCAAAAGTTTGTAGATTTTTTGAATGTCCGCCCTGAGGAAATAAATGCTATAGAGCAGATACCTTTTTTGCCTATAGAAATGTTTAAAAATCATACGCTAGTGTCCGAAGGGATGGAAGCTGGTTTCTATTTCCAAAGTAGTGGGACCACCCAAACTCAGCTTTCCAAACATTGGATTTGCGATGAAAAGATATATCAAAAGAGTCTTTATAAAAGTTTTCATCAATTTATAGGAAAGCCTGAAGATTTCGTGTTTTTAGGATTGTTGCCAAGTTATTTAGAGAGACAAAATTCATCATTAGTATATATGGTGGATTACTTGATGAAGGTTTCGGCACAAGAGGAAAATGGTTATTTTTTATACAATCATGAAGATTTGTATCATAGGATTTTGGAGCTGAAGAATAGAAATAAAAAATTCATTCTTTTTGGAGTTTCTTTTGCGCTGTTAGATTTTTTGGAGACTTTACAAGAAATGCAGGTGTCCGACTTTTCTTTAGGAAATGGAATTATCATAGAAACAGGTGGCATGAAGGGAAGAAAGGTAGAAATTACCAAAGATCAGCTTTTAACTGAATTGCAAGAAGGCTTCGGTACGGATAAGGTATATTCAGAATATAGCATGACCGAACTCTTTTCCCAAGCGTACTCCAAAGGAAATAACGAGTATGAAACTCCTCGCTGGATGAGGATTTTAATCCGAAATACTGAAGACCCTTTTTCTTATGTAGAAGAGGGAAGGACTGGAGCTATCAATATCATAGATTTGGCCAATATATACAGTTGCGCATTTATAGCAACTCAAGATTTAGGCAAAATAGAAGGAGAAAAGTTTCAAGTTTTAGGAAGAATCGATCATTCCGATATTAGAGGATGTAGTCAGCTGGTGAGCTGA
- a CDS encoding ComF family protein, which translates to MNLLDILFPNRCLSCNTIITGDGLICEKCYSKVNFTHWEHLSPNPLEKRLALFFNIQHAYALMNFEKKGLSQKIIHQLKYGKRENIGKTLAFWCYERIHLKPSIDYLVTVPLHPSKLKKRGYNQLHLFADTLSQLWNIPHFKNFLTRETFNSAQAQKDRVHREQNKVQFQLNSEIKNKHILLIDDVCTTGGTLSSCAWELIKNQNTVSVLVMAID; encoded by the coding sequence ATGAACCTATTAGACATCCTCTTCCCTAACCGATGCTTATCCTGTAACACGATTATTACAGGAGATGGATTAATCTGCGAGAAATGTTATTCAAAGGTTAATTTCACTCACTGGGAGCACCTCTCACCTAATCCTTTGGAAAAAAGGCTGGCTTTATTTTTTAACATCCAACACGCTTATGCTCTCATGAATTTTGAAAAAAAAGGACTCAGCCAAAAAATAATCCACCAACTAAAATACGGAAAAAGAGAAAACATTGGGAAAACGCTTGCCTTTTGGTGTTATGAAAGAATACATCTAAAACCCTCCATCGATTATTTGGTAACCGTTCCGCTACATCCTAGTAAATTAAAAAAGAGAGGATATAATCAATTGCATTTATTTGCGGATACTCTCTCCCAATTATGGAATATCCCTCATTTCAAAAATTTTCTTACTCGGGAAACATTTAATTCTGCACAAGCACAAAAAGACAGGGTACACCGAGAACAAAACAAAGTTCAATTTCAGTTAAATTCGGAAATTAAAAATAAACATATTCTGCTTATTGATGATGTTTGCACTACAGGAGGGACTTTATCTTCTTGTGCCTGGGAGTTAATAAAAAACCAAAACACGGTAAGCGTTTTGGTTATGGCTATTGATTAG
- a CDS encoding UDP-2,3-diacylglucosamine diphosphatase yields the protein MKIDLEKGKKIYFASDQHFGAPTPKESKPREAKFIRWLDEIKKDAHSVFLMGDLFDFWHEWDYVIPKGYIRVLGKLAELKDAGIQLYFFVGNHDLWMKSYFEDELEIPVYFSKQYFQISGKEFLLAHGDGLGPGDKGYKRMKKVFTNPFSQWLFKWLHPDIAMKIAIYLSTKNKMISGEEDKKFLGEDKEFLILYAKEKLKTEKIDYFVFGHRHLPMVLPLSPSSSYVNLGDWIGYFTYGVFDGEQFELKTYEG from the coding sequence ATCAAAATAGATTTAGAAAAAGGAAAAAAAATATATTTTGCTTCCGATCAGCATTTTGGAGCGCCTACTCCTAAAGAGAGTAAACCAAGGGAAGCTAAATTTATCCGTTGGCTAGATGAAATAAAGAAAGATGCCCATAGTGTGTTTCTTATGGGTGATTTATTTGATTTTTGGCACGAGTGGGATTATGTAATCCCCAAAGGTTATATACGAGTATTAGGAAAATTGGCAGAACTAAAAGATGCAGGAATCCAGCTGTACTTTTTTGTAGGCAATCATGATTTATGGATGAAGTCTTATTTTGAAGACGAATTAGAAATTCCTGTATATTTTTCCAAACAATATTTTCAGATTTCTGGGAAAGAGTTTTTGCTCGCTCATGGTGATGGACTAGGACCTGGCGATAAAGGATACAAAAGGATGAAGAAAGTCTTTACCAACCCTTTTTCTCAATGGCTTTTTAAATGGTTACATCCAGATATTGCGATGAAGATTGCAATTTATCTTTCTACCAAAAATAAAATGATTTCAGGAGAGGAGGATAAAAAATTCCTAGGTGAGGATAAGGAATTTTTAATACTGTATGCAAAAGAAAAACTGAAAACAGAAAAGATAGATTACTTTGTCTTTGGACATCGCCATTTGCCTATGGTTTTACCATTAAGCCCTTCTTCTAGTTATGTGAATTTAGGGGATTGGATAGGTTATTTCACCTATGGCGTGTTTGATGGAGAGCAGTTTGAGCTTAAAACTTATGAAGGATAA